ACACCCAGGTAAGTTCCTCCATGGCCTCGATATCTCTTGTTGTGAAGAGCCCAAGCTGAGAAAAAAGAACAAAGATTAGCTTCCCGTTTTATAGTTTCAACATAACAAATGAGAAAAGGGATTGTTTCATACATGATAGTAGTGCAAGTCCATATTCTCCACATGAACTGGTATCTCAATCAAATTTGCATCCACGCATCTGAACAGCGAAGTAATGAAATGAGAAGAAAACCAATTATAACTTCACCAAACGAGTTTCTAAAGCTAAGCTAGTCATTTCGAAAATGGCCAAAACCAAATGATTCAAACTCATTACTCGTAAAATCCTTGTACCTGTGATTGATAAACCTGGAGATATTTCCATAGTGCGTTCCGTCAAGACAAAGAGCTCTTTTGACACCTGAGACTTCTTCAGAATCCCAGTGTGCATCCAGTATCACCGGAGAAGTAAGTTTCTCCGAGCTGCTGCGTTGGACCAACTCTGAAATGGTCAATATCTCTCCAGCAAGCTCACAGACAAATGCCCCCTTGGGCAGCTTTTCTAGAGTTCTAAGTCCCCAACCTCTCCCATTGGACGTGAAAAACACCTGATTCAAGGAGCGAAAGTTAATTGTTTTGTTATGCATACACAAAAGTATAATCAATTCTGTTAGGTGTTATAATCATTAAATAGTGAACCACTTGGCAAAATAAATTTGGTAAGGTGAATGAAGAACCTGCAGCTTAGTGTGAAGGCCATGCTGGACGACTTGGTTGCCACACTTCTTAGTACAGCCGCAACTGATCCAACATTCTCTTATGGCCTTCCTCTTTAGATGCCCCTTGCACGGTTCCAAAGTCTCCTCGTTTTTGGCAATCTCCAATGGACATTCTTTGCAATACTGCACCACCTGTTTCTGAGGATTACGGGCCTCGGAGATACACTCTTCCAGGAAATCTTTCTGCAGGAGGCCATCTTTTGTGTATGCAAAGCCACCAATTGCAGTTGCACAACTGCATGCCATTGCTGGAGACAAGCAATCTCCACAACAAGAGGAGCAGCATTGGTCCTTGATGTTCCCAAGTGAAAACTTCACTTCAGCATCTAGATACACAAGGCTTTGGGTCATGTATCGAAAAGGTGAAGGAACCTTGGTATTGACTTCATTCACCCAAGGAATCTCAACAGTTTCTTTTCCAAAAGTGATGTCACTGACGCTGCTGATCATTCTTAACTCATCCGCAGAAATATGGCACTCGGGAACAACTACCAAACCCATGGATTCACCAGCTCCACTGTTTTCATCATCACGTACATGACCATTTCTGTCCTTAGAAGTATTAGCCGTAGTTGCAGCAGCAGATTTGCTTAATACATCAACAACCTTCGTCGTTTGCAAGCTTTCTGGCGATTGGTTGGCTGAATTCATCACCTTTGCTGCCAGGTCATTACGGCCCTCAGCAGTAAAAGCCATCGCTGCTGCAGATTTCTTCAATACGTCAACATTTGTGGTGAGAGACGGCAAGTTTTCTGGAGACTGGTTGGCTGGTTGTTCTGCCTTCGTTGCCAGTTCCAGGTAGGAGCTAGCGATGTCGTTCAAAAAGCGACTTACAGAAAAGTTAGGATCTAGTATTTTGTACTGCCGGAGACACACATCTTCCATTGCTCTTCGTAGTTCATCCATAGAAGGTGCATGCAGACTGGATCCTCCCGTTGCAGGAGCAAAACTCAGATTAATCTTCACTTCACCGGTTGCAGAAGAAGCTAACTCAAGCGCTGAAATTCCTTCTGGGGTTGTAGCCACCGTGTGCTCACTAGCTCTCTCAATAGTTGTTGTAGCACCGTCGTCAGTAGCTGCTGTTGACCCATGCGGCTCTTCCACACGTCCATTTGTTTCCTCCGCCTCAGGCATGGGAGCCGAAGAGTTCCCATTTTCTAAGGAATCTGAAGAGATAACATACAAGACACGTATGAGTTTAGAAATAAGTAATGAAAGGAAGATTTAGTTAGTCGTAATTAATCAAGAAGTACCTGTGGAGGGCTCGCCTTTTGGAATAACGAGCGCACCAGCATCAGGGTCATTTTCGGTTGGTATGGGATGAAATGGCAATGAGACAGGGTCATGAGTTGTAGTCTCGTTTAAACAGGGACTGCCCAAGCTGGGACTGTTTGAAGCCGAAGCAGAGACTACTTCACCACCTCTGCGCCGCAGCCTCTTTAAAGGGCGTTCAGGCTCATCCAAGGCATCTTCATCGTCTTCTACAGTCTGATAATTCATGACACGACAGAAACTGAATAAATGCAAGAACATGAAGAAACAAAGAATCATTTTTGCATACCTCATGCGCCTTCCTCTTTCCTCTGTCAACCTCTGCAGCCTGAAAGATTTGATCAACAACAAAGCGAACAATgataagaaatacaaaaaatagaGTCTTTGAACTTGAAAGAACATACGCTGCCTTCAGCTTCGTCGTTGGCCTTCTTCTCCTTTCCTTTTTTCTCTTCAACGGCCTTTCATGTGTTATAGAATGTCAAGTAGGAGAGAAACAAACATTAAGCCAATAGAAATGTGAGAAGAAAGAGACCTGAGTCTCTTGGGCCTCGAAGATAGCATCAGCGAGTGCCCTGTAGTTGTCCTCGGCTATCAAGTCCCACTTCTTATCGTAAAGAGTGAGAAGGTTTTTCAAGACAGGCTTTATCTGCGCTTCCTCTATTCCAAGAGCCTTCATAGCTGTAATTGCTTTTTTATATGCGCATTTGGTGCCATTGTTTACAAGTctctgcaacaacaacaacaacaacaacacacaaAGTTAGATTATAACTTCCACATAAAACTAAGTATAACGGCCACAACGAAACCCTAATAacgatttttcttttaaagacaACAAATTTTGTTTTCCGACAGTCAAAATATTAAGACGATCGCCAGAATTTAACAGCGACTTACGAAATGTGGagagggttagggtttagtggAAGCTGGTAGAGGGAGGGTTTTGACTGCTTGGTAGAGAACCGTGGCCGGTGGAAAAGGAAGGAGAACGGCTGTAGAGGCAATGCCGTTGGCGGCGGGAGAGTATCGCGTCGGCGCGTGAGCACACGCGAGAACTGAGTATGTCAGGTGCTCTCGTTTTAGCTACAGTGCGCCTAGTgctggctctctctctctctctctggcgCGACCCTTGATTTATTCTCTCCTCCTCGTAATGGGCTGAGTTAATTGGGTCGAGCCAAATGGGCCTGGACAGATAGTGTCCGTTGCGATTCCCAAACGAGTCGAGTTTAGTTGGAAAACCTCTCTTTATAGCGGTAAACTCCTTTGTAAAttggttggtttggtttggttatgtAAGACAGAtgacgtttttttttctttactagtaaaacaaattgaaaattgTAATTTGTACCAGAGAAATACAAGAATATAATCTCTACAAACTATGTATAGcaacatattttaaaacagCATATTTATTTAGCTGACCAAAGGAACACTCACaagcaatgtttttaaacccgacccggacactgAACCGGACGACTTACCGGGTTGTTGGGTCACTGGGTCGACCGCGGATGAACCGCgggttaaaaaataaattaatttttttatataataatatattatctatgaaaataaatacataaaaactaaagtttaattttctaaatgtttttcaaaacataaaataatagtttggatatgtatatattttatgtttaaaaagtatttagaaaacacttaactttagtttctatatttttattttcatttgaaatacaaaatataaaaaaaattgtttatactatttaaaattttatgtaagaaagtaagagttatgacatctgaaaaaatcaagatataaaaatgataaatatttaaatgtctaatgtaaataataaactaaacTTCAAATTCAAATAAACTAGAAGTTAAAGATCGTTGTAATAAATGgtcaataacaaaaataaactaacaccaaatcacataaactaattttggttctctctatcattgttcatttcattttcttcaagtggcatagtgaaatcttcatcaaaacctaaaaatcacaatataaaactgaaaaaggaaaacataacttttttttgacagcatCTAACTTCTTAATTGaaaacttagaatataaaacataatctaaaaactaaaaacaattatttattggttcaatcGGTGGTTCAACCGGTACCAGGTTCCGGGTTTTAGTGGATTTTTGCGGATTtttgcgggtttctaaatattgggtttttcacaaaatccaaaccggattttttctgggtcaccgagtttaccggttcaaccgcgggtccGGGTCGGATTTCAAAACACTGCTCACAAGTCAATGATCTAACTCAGTTATGTTCTCAATCTCTTCAAACTAGACACGATCCATATTATCTCTTTTCGTTTATATCCTACAATCTCTCAACTGTAAAGCCTGTGTGTTAGTTCCAAATACCAAACAACCATTTCTGTAGCAAAATGGTATGTTTTATTAAGGGGACCAGGAAAGATTTCCCCGTTAGCAGAAGCATTCAATGACCAAAGAATTTAGGTGAGAAAATTCAAACTTCGTTGTACCTTATTTATAAGATAACTCAGACGTACATGATCACAACATGTAATAAAACATatagaaataagaaaaaaagataattgAAAACTCCTCCTAAAGTCATCTAGAAAATTAAATACTCCTAAAATCATAAGTTGATCTATATCAAAAAGGCAAACCCACTAGGTTGTTAATCatagggggtgattggtagttgctgtaggtgctgtccacagccctatttatttccacagcaccaaattcagagcaatcaagctttaaatttttttttgaaaccacagctcttAAAATatcctacagctgtacaagtgctctgcagagccaaatatccaaagcaattttttagtgcttcaataaaattctacagcaataaaatctaaagccacagcaaaaagtctacagatttttttctacagcaaaatatttaaagctacagccattaccaatcggacccaTAGTGACGAAATAAGAactatccatttttttttaactattaattGTTGGAGCTTAATTTTAAGACATGGTATACCGACTCATTTTAGGATGACtttctaataaatttattacataataaaatgacCGAATTATGAAAGCGATTAATGCATCACTGCAAACACAGGAAAAATTTCAAGTGCCAAAACTGGAGTTAGCTTGAATATGATGAGACATGAGATGATACAGAATTAAATGCGTAAGAATTAATTTTCATAAGTTTATTGTACAAAATATTTGATGTCTGATTGTATTTTAGAATTCATCGCATCAAACGATCACACTATGAAGATTTACAAGATTTCAAGTAGTGTTTTACCTTCATACAACCCCATCTTTGTTTATCATTTTCCAATATCAATTATaatgtaaaattatgttttgtattaaattattttaaattatttaattttgtaaaattaaaaataatgattctaCATTAGTTTTAACAATTTGAGGCAGTATGGAAAAGACTCCATAATTCTGTATGAAATGATGAGAGGCACCACCGACAATCTTGGAAACTAAACACCTAATTCAAGTTTTAAGGTTGACAAACAAAAATGTGTTCGGAGAGTTTATGTTCTTCAATTTGTGGTCTTACCACTCAGATCAAATAATATCGTCGTCCCTACcttcaacaaaaattatttggtGGTACCGCCAAAACCATCCAACAAAGATgatatttaagaatatttaaTGTCCTGCAACAAACTCATAAAATAGGATTCAATGGCATTAAAGGAACGTAATTGActaaatttcaataaaaaagcTAACAGTAATCATTTTCTTGAAACCGTATAGTATTACAATAATCTAATCCAAAACAAATGTATAAAAAACAAACTTGTCGTCTCAAAGTTTCTTTCTCTTTAACTTAACATTGAAGCAAGATCCGGAGAAAAAAAAGCATGCTCCTTTAATTTCATGGTTTCATACCTCAAACCAGCTTGGCTTCTCTGTTTTGTCTTTAAACCCTCAacgacaaaaaacaaaaacggcAAATCACATTTTGTTTTGTCTGGACACAAAAACGCAAACTTTATGCACAACCTactagtaaaaaaaaagaaaagaaacacaacATCGAAAATCTCTCGGTCTCTCACAGTTATGAAGCCTATCTACCAATTCTTTGCCGTCTTCTGGCTCTTCTTCTTACCTTTCACTGTGATCTCCGGCGACAACAACAAGAATCTGATCTTCAAAGGTTGCGCAAGTCAGAAATCTCCCGACCCAACTGGTGCTTTCTCTCAGAACCTCAACACTCTCTTCACTTCCTTACTCTCTCAATCCGCGCAGAGATCTTTCGCCTCCACAACCGCCGGAACTGATAACGCAACCGCCGTAACCGGCGTTTTCCAGTGCCGCGGCGACCTCCCCGCCGCTGAGTGCTACGACTGCGTCTCCAAAATCCCCAAACTCGTCTCCAAGCTCTGCGGCGGAGGCGGAGACGACGGGAACGTGGTGGTGGCGGCGCGTGTGCAGCTCTCCGGCTGTTATATCCGGTACGAAATCTCGGGGTTCCGGCAGACTTCCGGTACCGAGATGCTGTTCCGTGTCTGCGGGAAGAAACAGTCCGGCGATCCTGGGTTCGCCGGGAAGAGGGACACGGCGTTTGGTGCGGCGGAGAACGGCGTGAAAACGGGAGGCGACGGCGGAGGGTTTTACGCGGGGCAGTATGAGTCGGTGTATGTGTTGGGACAGTGCGAGGGTAGTTTGGGAAATTCAGATTGCGGTGAGTGTGTGAAAGATGGTTTCGAGAAAGCAAAGAGTGAGTGTGGGGATTCGATCTCTGGTCAGGTTTATCTTCACAAGTGCTTCGTTAGCTACAGTTACTACTCTCATGGCGTTCCTAACATTTCTCCACTTTCAGGTAAACCAATTAAAATGAATTGGcaaatatgatattatttacaaattaggaagaaaatgaataattatttactaattaggagttaaaaaataataattctttgcaaattattttaagaatttgTTGATCATTAAGCATTAATTGTGCCAAGAATTGCATTATTTTGTCtgttatataaacatatacacaTGGAATCAAGGATCTTGTAGAAAGAATATTTCAATGTTTCGTTGTCATAGTAGAGATTAAACAAAGCCTAATGGAAGcaagacaaaaagaaagaaagaaaaaaactagtGGAAGaagcaatttaaaaaaaaaaaaaacgaaaagctAGTGGGGAAATAGATTgctttatataaaataagagaTTATGTTTTCAGATTTTAATGTTGACACATTACATAAAGTTGAAATGTTATACATTTTCTTTAATAAATTATACTATTATGGAAATAATGAAACGGCCACTGAtgggtgtgtgtgtgtttatttGGGTAGATGGAGAGAAGAGACAGCACACGCAAAGAACAATAGCTTTGGCGGTGGGAGGAGTTGCAGTTTTAGGatttgtgattgtttgtttgttggttTTGAAATCTgccatgaagaagaagagtaaatATGATagttattgaaattttaactacCGATTCTCATTTACCCAACCAAaaggaaaacaaatcaacaGTTTTGAGAaggttaaaaagaaaagaatagtaTTATGCCCAATTTGTATATTCAATTATGATACTgattaataattaatgaaagAGATTCGCCAACTCACTGATTAGTACTTGTTATTTCATTTCCAATAATGTAGGTCAATAAAAAGCGTATCCACAAATTAAGAAAAGTACATCAAAGTAGAAAAACTGTATCTAGAATCAACAAGAAGTTAAAGCAGCTTTACTAGTGCAGCAATACATGACTCAGTTTCATGATAAATCCACTTTTGGGTCGTTTTCGTTGAGAAAGAGTGAAATTTTATTGGTAGCTCAAAGTGACAACACCTTGGCAGCTTGGAGCTAGTGACTGAACACGGGAtctattattaaaaagaaagtTGGTGCAATTGTTTTACTTTTCAAGGGGCTTCAGCTTCCTAATGACATGCTCATGGAGCTGATGAGTACATGGATTTTAAGATCCGTCGTTAAGAGGTTGGTTGTTCTGAATTTGCAGTAATCTATGATGGACTGAACGTCAATGGAAAGTCATTGTTTATGGTGGCTAAGGAATGATGGTCTTTGGTTTGTGTAATGTACGTCTAAAtacgaagaagagagagattcACAAGGACATAGTGTGGTGTTGTGTGAACTCTCTTGATCGGCAATCTAAAAACGGATCAAGACTTGTTAAAAAAACACTAGATTCGCAATGAAAGTGTGAGAAGCTCAGTAGCCTAAAGCTGTAAGCTAATAAAAGTGGACGTTTTGCTTTGTTAACATCAAGATAATACTGGGTTTGATAAATACTATATACTAGATTGAGATTCAAAGCTGTGTCTAACTCTTGTGTTTAcgaaaaaaaggaaacaaaggaTCAGACTTAATAGGTTAACCACATAAGCTTCGGTGATGCGAGTGGTAAGCATGAGTACCAGCAGAAGAAACAGTTACATGGTCAATGAAAAAccattggaagctgtggagatgGTGACTGGAAATCATGTCTGATGCGAAATGAGAAAGAGATTACAGAAGAATCATCAGAATTACACATACTCCAGTCGATGTTGCTTGAAAAGTCTGATGAAAAAGACTTAATTGCGGCGAGTTCAGAGGGATCATCGCAAGGTTTGGAGAATCAGCTTTCTGAAGTTTTATTACACTACCGAGCAAAACAGAAATGGTTCTGTGAATCAATTACGGAAGAACGACATAATAGAGAGCAAACTGAAGCAAAGTACCACCAAAGATGAACAATATGAATGATAAGATAAGAACTAATTCATATCCAAtctaaaaacatccaaaactatagtttatgtgttatattttttatatatctatgttttagttaaaatgtatttttgttagcaatcttcattatttttaatagatattttttaagtaatataacacttcaaatgttaaatttagagtttaaaagtGTTTAATTTCAGATATTAATAgtttgtttttggttattttgcaAAATATTAGATAAATATGACGGATTTAGCTAATTTTAATGGAGTTCGGGACGGATCTTTTTAAGATcctaaatatttaaatctgGCCTGAATTCAATACGGATCCAAAAATTACATTTTacatgtattttaattatagttctAAGTATCTAATTGTCTAAATGTCTAAAACTCATAAGATCCAAAATGTCTAAAACCCAAAAGATCCATATTCGAGAGAAACTTCGGTCGCTCTGCAACGGATATAACGAGACATGGTCCACGAATTTTGTTTTGAATCAAATTTCCAACTCTCTAATTACATGTAGCATGAGCAAGTACATATGTTTGTTGTAAGAGAGACTTGGTTTGTTAGCTGAAAATCACGTTCAAAGCCGTTTTCCTCCGCACACACATTTGAATGATGTCTCTTCGTTTTTAACTGAAAGAGACTTGTACATATTGACATTGTTGAATAATTGTTTCCACGCCATATTAATAGTTATTACACTTTGGCATGCTTCAAAATTCCATCGTCATTAACCCCTAACTCTGAACTTGGCTCGTTACGGAAACAGGTTACGCACAAGAGGTTTCAATTCAAACCTGCTTAATATGCTACCTAGAAACCTTATTGAAATGCCTTCACTATCTCTTCCTGTATCCATCTATTAGATCCAGTTTAGCATTTATCACTTTAGGTCAATCAATTCTTCCTCTTAACAGATGTTAAACAGTATTAATATGAATGTTTAAAAGATCTCATTTTTGTTCTGTTGAGTTAGATCCTGCACATGAGCAAGAAAGAAGTTGATAGATTTCTTTCTCAATAAACAATTGATGTATTAAGGCAAATAAAACCTCTATAATCTCACAAaccaaacatattaaaaatttcagaaACTCAAtgatgatatataaataaaacatgcCTGATAACATAAAAGCTTTCAACAGATCATATGTTTTTAGCTTCTGAAGATGATAATCAAAACAAAGCTTTGAACTTTATGATAAAACCATTACAGAAAACTGATaaataaaacagagaaaagTTATCTAGAATCCCCTTTGAGCCGGTGCTCCGAGGAGGCTAGCCTGCTGAAGATCTATTTCGTTGAGCTGCGCTTCGCGATCCATCTCGATGATCAACGGCACGACCAGGATCAGAAAAGTCGTACCCGCGATCCACGCCGCTTTTCCCGTGCTCCACAGCAATTTCTTCGACACTCCGACGGCATCTCCGGCGACGCGTCTTCCTTGCGAGACGATCTCGGAATTGGATATCTTCGCCATGATGTTTGAATCTCCGCCGCCAGATTTACCGGATCCACCGAATCTCTTGGCCGCCATCGATGATTGATAACAAGTAGCGATTTgagggttttgttttgttttcgttCGAATCGGAAGCGTCTTTTGTTCCTTTTATATTGGGTCACTAAGGCCCATTCGATTAATCCGGCccatttaattaatttcataatcTATGTATTTCAAGAATATACCAGTGGTTCATAGATTGATCCATACCATTGCAATATTATTGGTTTACAATTGAGTACGAGTAGTACTATTAATTCTGACATAACCAACTTCTGTTGAGCCAGAAGCATGGTTTCAATAGCATGTTTGTTGTTCCCGGTTATTGCCACTGTTGCAATACTTTCGTTTTGCTAATCAACAAGAAATAGAAAAGGGAAAAGATAACATTGTGTCACCTATGACGCCGTATGATGCCCAAAATTAACTTAAGTTATAAAAAACCTAAGGaagcattaaaattaaaaattatggtaCCTCGCAAATGCTCCAGATAACATGATCTGAAAATATGATCTCTTTGTTATGCAACTCAAAACTGCAGTTGTAAACTAAACACTTACGCAGTTAAAAATtggaaatttcattttaattttaaacctaTAAGTGTTTAGACCACAACTGCAGTTTGAGTTACATAACTTTGAGCTAGTACATCTGAAATGTATACCGTATAATTAAACGtgtttgaattataattttttctgatggataatttattaaaaatgataaaagttATACCGTGTcagtgaaaacaaaatattaaaaaacatcCCGTGATAATTGAAGAGTCagcaaacaaatattttaactttctAAAATTAAAGTTACGAACGTTGAACAAGAAAAGACATACATGCCGAGAAATCGGATAGGAGAATCTATTAACAATAACGATCGAAACGTTACAAAAAGTAAGTTTAAATaccatttttaagttttcatcATCTACGGATTCAACtgttaaaaacacattaaaGGCGGTAACATCCGATTGAATGCTAATAAACACCAAtatacaatattaattaataacatTAACACAATAAATGTTATTTCTCTAGAAAACTTGCTATTATTacgatatataaaataaaagtttttctaaaatcaaatttaacgggcaaaagtaaaaaatcaaaaataaactaCATTTGGAATGGTAAAATGATTAGGGTTGGTTTAGTAGAAGTCGAAAATAAATGGTGTGAATTAacgagagaaagaaagaaaaggtacCAGATGCAGATTAAAAAACGAATCAACAGTGTTTTACCCTATCCACTAGACCCAAAGAAACCTTTTGgtcttctcttttattttattgtctTGTAACATTAATTGTATGTTTAAAATTCCTATATAAATCTCATTCCCattctcttcttcctcaatcTTCCTCGTTTCCTCAGATCTGTTTCCACTTCAGTTCAACAAATATAGAGAGAActagagtgagagagagagtacaTTTTCTCTTCTCAAACTTGGGAAGGTTGTTCTACTTTAATAATGGTGAATCCTTATCCAGGAGCGATGCAGGCGAGTTTCATTTCTAAAAATCGATATTACAATCTATCACTGTTTCGGCTAAGTAATCGaatatgtgtatttttttttgctatgtgCAGGTTGGTTCGTACTTTGTGGAACAGTACTATCAAGTGTTGCAGCAGCAGCCACATCTTATCCACCAGTTTTACTCGGAATCAAGCAAAATGATCCGTGTTGATGGTGACTCTAGCGACACTGCCGTTACCCTACTAGTAACATTCATAATAATCTTCCTTTTGTTCGATTAGTAAAGATTTgttcattttagttattttttttgatttgtggTTGATGTAGCATATTCACAACATGGTCATGTCACTGAACTTCACTGCCATCGAAGTGAAGACAATCAACTCAGTAGAGTCATGGGAAGGTGGTGTCCTTGTGGCCATTTCAGGGTCTGTGAAGACGAAGGAGTTCATCAACAGAAGGAGTTTCATGCACACTTTCTTCCTTGCTCCTCAGGAGAAGGGTTATTTTGTTCTCAATGATATCTTTCAGTTCATCGATGAAGGACTTGTCTTCTCTCATCATCAGTCCTCGTGTTTGTCTGAAACCAAGCACGAGGTTCAGCTCAATCATCCAAGCCCTCATCCTGAACCTCAAGGTTTGTTTATGGCTTGTGCATGTTTAATTCTTTTGAAGATGTAGTAGCTTATTGTTGTCTCATGAATTTCTAGTTCATGATGATTATGTTCTGGAGCAAGAGGCAAGTGATTATGTGAATGCGGTCCAAATCAATGATGATCTTGTCGATAAGTACAGTCTGCAAGAGGATCTACATCAGCCTCTGCATGAAGACTATAATGAGGATGAAGTTGCGGTTGAGGAAACACCTAGGGAGGAAGTTGTACATGAACCTCGGGCCGCACCACCACCAGAGGAACCCGTTGGCGAAAAATCCAAGATGAGTTATGCTTCCATTGTAAGCACACACCCtctctacaattttttttttttggggattTTTCAGCATACTAAACAGTATATCCTATTTTGTCTCAAAGTAGTCACTCATGCAGACTCTTTTTAAAAACGATTATGGTGATAATGATCTCGTCCGTTTTGGATATTTGTGATTAGCTTTTCATCACTTGTACTTTACTTAGGTTTTGTTTAGGTAGAAAACTAGCTTTTTAATCGAAGATGTTCTCTCCCTTATCTCCTCAGCTACGGGTTGCGAAGGAAGCAGCTGCTGTGCCTGTAGCTGCTACACAACCATCATATAACAGGAACTCTCTAGAGAATAATGACTGGGATCAACAGCTACGGAGTCCTTCCCCTCAGCTGGCCGCGCCTCCTGCTTCTGCTCAGCAATCAAACGCTTTTACTGACTATGGAGCAGAGACGGATGGTGGCTTTGGATTTGAAGACTGTAAGTTTTTGTTTTGACCAGtaaaagtttttaaatattaaagaaGTGAATTAGACAAGGAGTGCGTTTATTTGACTCTATTTGTAACTTTggaaatgtatatttatttattggtttGCCTTGTTACAGTTGAGATCAAATCAGTGTACGTTAGGAATCTGCCTTCCAACATATCTGCTTCAGAGATCGAGGAGGAGTTTAAGAACTTCGGTACAATCAAGCCTGATGGTATTTTCC
This genomic interval from Brassica napus cultivar Da-Ae chromosome A6, Da-Ae, whole genome shotgun sequence contains the following:
- the LOC125609886 gene encoding plasmodesmata-located protein 1-like gives rise to the protein MVSYLKPAWLLCFVFKPSTTKNKNGKSHFVLSGHKNANFMHNLLVKKKKRNTTSKISRSLTVMKPIYQFFAVFWLFFLPFTVISGDNNKNLIFKGCASQKSPDPTGAFSQNLNTLFTSLLSQSAQRSFASTTAGTDNATAVTGVFQCRGDLPAAECYDCVSKIPKLVSKLCGGGGDDGNVVVAARVQLSGCYIRYEISGFRQTSGTEMLFRVCGKKQSGDPGFAGKRDTAFGAAENGVKTGGDGGGFYAGQYESVYVLGQCEGSLGNSDCGECVKDGFEKAKSECGDSISGQVYLHKCFVSYSYYSHGVPNISPLSDGEKRQHTQRTIALAVGGVAVLGFVIVCLLVLKSAMKKKSKYDSY
- the LOC125609884 gene encoding nuclear transport factor 2-like; translation: MVNPYPGAMQVGSYFVEQYYQVLQQQPHLIHQFYSESSKMIRVDGDSSDTAVTLLHIHNMVMSLNFTAIEVKTINSVESWEGGVLVAISGSVKTKEFINRRSFMHTFFLAPQEKGYFVLNDIFQFIDEGLVFSHHQSSCLSETKHEVQLNHPSPHPEPQVHDDYVLEQEASDYVNAVQINDDLVDKYSLQEDLHQPLHEDYNEDEVAVEETPREEVVHEPRAAPPPEEPVGEKSKMSYASILRVAKEAAAVPVAATQPSYNRNSLENNDWDQQLRSPSPQLAAPPASAQQSNAFTDYGAETDGGFGFEDFEIKSVYVRNLPSNISASEIEEEFKNFGTIKPDGIFLRTRKDVIGVCYAFVEYEDMASVEKAIKASPIYLGGRQVYIEGRRPNPAGVRGARGRGRGRGGYPTEAPRGRFGSRGVSGRGNQEGGGDYRPRGNGNYRGGR
- the LOC125609887 gene encoding mitochondrial import receptor subunit TOM9-2-like, producing MAAKRFGGSGKSGGGDSNIMAKISNSEIVSQGRRVAGDAVGVSKKLLWSTGKAAWIAGTTFLILVVPLIIEMDREAQLNEIDLQQASLLGAPAQRGF